The following are encoded together in the Scytonema millei VB511283 genome:
- a CDS encoding HAD family hydrolase codes for MLAAILYDLDGTIVNTDPLHFRVWQALLQEHGIEIDEEFYKNRMSGRLNPFIVQELFPEFSSEEVIKFSDRKEAEFRELAAELKPIPGLLEVIAWADERGIKQAVVTNAPSENAKHMLSVLNLEHRFERVFVSQEIGMAKPDPGPYLYALAYFGFNAQQALVFEDSPSGIRAAVGAGIPTVGITSSQTADELDDLGAMLAIPDFTDSQLWGLLGSR; via the coding sequence ATGCTAGCAGCGATTCTTTACGATCTCGATGGCACAATTGTCAATACCGATCCGCTACACTTCCGTGTATGGCAAGCACTTTTGCAAGAGCATGGTATAGAGATCGATGAAGAGTTCTATAAAAATCGCATGAGTGGCAGGCTGAATCCATTTATCGTGCAAGAATTGTTTCCAGAATTCTCTTCAGAAGAGGTGATAAAATTTAGCGATCGCAAAGAAGCAGAGTTTCGGGAACTAGCGGCAGAATTGAAACCAATACCAGGACTACTAGAAGTGATTGCTTGGGCTGATGAAAGGGGAATCAAACAAGCCGTAGTCACAAATGCTCCTTCAGAAAACGCTAAGCACATGTTGAGCGTTTTGAACTTAGAACACAGATTCGAGCGAGTGTTTGTCTCGCAAGAAATCGGCATGGCAAAACCCGATCCTGGTCCTTATCTCTACGCACTGGCTTATTTTGGCTTCAATGCTCAACAAGCGCTTGTATTTGAAGATTCTCCCTCGGGAATTCGTGCAGCTGTGGGTGCAGGAATACCCACAGTAGGCATCACCTCTTCCCAAACAGCAGACGAGCTTGACGATCTAGGCGCAATGCTAGCTATTCCTGATTTTACCGACTCCCAACTTTGGGGACTATTAGGCAGCAGATAA
- a CDS encoding right-handed parallel beta-helix repeat-containing protein — protein MHHLVKTIKNLSSTQVFREYDGTNFQPFQHKCTPSYGFTGDRMNKFRILLFATGILISFSISASDRSHNPHGYLLSSSPLDAANITLEYFVAPTGSDNNPGTLEQPFQTVQKCANVAQPGDSCLLRAGIYRETVRPANSGTSSTTPITFAAYNKEDVTISGANPVEGWQVFRGSIFRANASLPTNRYNDTGFFANQVFVNGEMMPEARWPNTGRDPLRPKLAGGGVKSQGGNAAIVENAEIPNLAEGWAGATVWTNDWYVTRTGTITGGTAGKLTAQMTAPWDRGGYWFYLVGKLGLLDSEGEWFYDGSDRTLYLWTLGGTNPNSVEVKQRNFAFDLGDRSYIVLRNLKLFASTVTTSDASQGIVMDGIRAKYVSHHMTLPPLPKSEQAPNSDDGLIVASHAHDTGIQLRGSKHTLKNSIVEWSSGNGVLLEGTGHRVTNNIIANSNYMASYAAPIRINGTGHRITYNTIEAAGRDAISFDWHTAGFDGNKIDIAYNDISRFGMLSTDLGAIYICCYVNLAGGAIHHNWIRDTQAFSPFWGTRGIYLDIESYNSTIHHNVVWNITGGKDSFYLVAGSPRGYNRIFNNTFLGSIYTDNTVEARNNIFRSSTSITASQQSHNLFQSTDPKFTKTTTTDSKSLPDFTLQSGSPAIDAGMAITGVTDGFVGSAPDIGAYERDAKVWKAGSRVQR, from the coding sequence TTGCACCACCTAGTTAAAACAATCAAAAATTTATCCAGCACTCAAGTATTCCGTGAATACGATGGCACTAACTTTCAGCCATTTCAACATAAATGTACTCCGAGCTATGGCTTCACGGGCGATCGCATGAATAAGTTTAGAATTTTATTGTTTGCCACTGGTATTCTGATCAGCTTCAGTATATCTGCCTCGGATCGCTCTCATAATCCGCATGGATATTTACTCAGTAGTTCGCCACTCGATGCTGCGAATATTACTCTTGAGTATTTCGTCGCCCCAACAGGTTCAGATAATAATCCCGGTACGCTGGAGCAGCCATTTCAAACAGTGCAAAAGTGTGCTAATGTCGCTCAGCCTGGTGACTCCTGCTTATTAAGAGCTGGAATTTATCGCGAAACAGTTCGCCCCGCAAATTCAGGGACATCATCGACGACACCGATAACATTTGCAGCGTACAACAAAGAGGACGTAACGATCTCCGGTGCGAATCCGGTTGAGGGATGGCAGGTGTTTCGCGGTTCTATTTTCCGTGCGAATGCGTCTTTACCCACAAATAGATATAACGATACGGGCTTTTTTGCCAATCAAGTGTTTGTCAATGGGGAGATGATGCCGGAAGCGCGGTGGCCCAACACGGGAAGAGATCCGTTGCGTCCGAAACTGGCGGGTGGTGGCGTGAAAAGCCAGGGTGGTAATGCGGCGATCGTAGAAAACGCTGAAATTCCCAATTTAGCAGAAGGTTGGGCTGGTGCTACGGTATGGACGAATGATTGGTATGTTACCCGCACGGGGACGATAACAGGTGGTACGGCAGGAAAGCTGACGGCACAAATGACTGCCCCTTGGGATCGAGGTGGATATTGGTTCTATCTAGTTGGCAAGCTGGGGCTGCTCGATAGCGAAGGCGAATGGTTTTATGATGGTAGCGATCGCACCCTCTATCTTTGGACTTTAGGTGGTACAAACCCTAACTCAGTAGAGGTCAAGCAGCGTAATTTTGCTTTCGATCTGGGCGATCGCTCTTATATCGTACTGCGTAATTTGAAGCTTTTTGCCAGTACAGTGACTACCAGTGATGCAAGCCAAGGTATCGTGATGGACGGCATCCGCGCCAAGTACGTATCGCACCACATGACCCTACCACCATTACCGAAGTCCGAACAAGCGCCTAACTCTGATGATGGTTTAATCGTTGCATCTCACGCACACGACACTGGGATTCAATTGCGGGGTAGCAAGCATACGCTGAAAAACTCAATCGTGGAATGGAGTTCTGGCAATGGCGTATTGTTAGAAGGCACGGGACACAGAGTGACGAATAATATTATTGCTAACAGCAATTACATGGCATCTTACGCCGCCCCAATCCGCATTAATGGTACTGGTCACCGGATTACTTACAATACAATCGAAGCAGCTGGACGCGATGCCATCAGTTTTGATTGGCATACTGCAGGTTTTGATGGTAACAAAATCGATATTGCTTACAACGATATCTCTCGCTTTGGCATGTTGAGTACCGACTTGGGAGCAATCTATATCTGTTGCTACGTTAATCTTGCAGGTGGAGCGATTCATCACAATTGGATTCGAGATACTCAAGCATTCAGTCCGTTTTGGGGAACGCGAGGCATCTATTTAGATATTGAAAGCTACAACAGTACAATTCACCATAATGTTGTATGGAACATTACAGGGGGCAAAGATAGCTTTTATCTAGTCGCAGGTAGTCCGCGCGGATACAATCGGATTTTCAACAATACGTTTCTCGGTTCAATATATACAGATAACACTGTTGAAGCTCGCAACAATATTTTTCGGAGTTCGACGAGTATAACTGCCAGCCAACAGTCTCACAATTTATTCCAGTCAACCGATCCAAAGTTCACCAAAACTACAACAACAGATTCAAAATCTCTCCCAGATTTCACTTTGCAATCTGGTTCGCCTGCGATCGATGCAGGCATGGCAATTACTGGGGTGACAGATGGGTTCGTGGGTAGCGCCCCCGATATCGGGGCATACGAACGGGACGCAAAAGTTTGGAAAGCTGGCTCTAGAGTGCAACGGTAA
- a CDS encoding ABC transporter permease, with protein MLEYRAELFLWALSGSLPLILMGVWTQAAQSGQFGLSPIDFARYFLTVFLIRQFTVVWVIWEFEKEVVEGRLSPRLLQPLDPVWHHVFSHISERFARLPFAIALVGLFFFLYPQAFWIPSLGSSILFIIAVLLAFTLRFLIQYTFALFAFWTERANAIENFWFLFYLFFSGLIAPLETFPSIVRDIVLWTPFPYLIHFPTSLIVGLPENVGRGFLITVGWCALFFGLNRWLWRRGLKQYSGMGA; from the coding sequence ATGTTGGAATATCGGGCAGAGCTATTTTTATGGGCTTTGTCTGGTAGCCTACCGCTGATCTTAATGGGGGTATGGACGCAAGCAGCTCAAAGCGGACAATTCGGCTTATCGCCTATAGACTTTGCGCGTTATTTCCTCACGGTATTTCTGATCCGACAGTTTACTGTGGTGTGGGTCATTTGGGAATTTGAGAAAGAAGTCGTCGAAGGACGGCTATCTCCTCGCTTGCTTCAACCTTTAGATCCAGTATGGCATCATGTATTTTCTCATATTTCTGAAAGATTTGCTCGCTTACCATTTGCGATCGCCCTTGTCGGTTTGTTTTTCTTCCTCTATCCGCAAGCCTTTTGGATACCGAGTTTGGGTAGTTCGATCTTATTTATAATTGCCGTTCTGCTGGCTTTTACTCTGCGGTTTCTGATCCAATATACTTTTGCTTTGTTTGCTTTTTGGACGGAAAGAGCAAATGCAATTGAAAATTTCTGGTTTCTGTTTTACTTGTTTTTCTCGGGTCTAATTGCACCTTTGGAGACGTTTCCGTCAATTGTGCGCGATATCGTTCTATGGACTCCTTTTCCCTATCTGATTCATTTTCCTACGTCTTTAATCGTGGGTTTACCAGAAAATGTAGGGCGGGGTTTTTTAATTACAGTAGGTTGGTGCGCGCTATTTTTCGGCTTAAATCGTTGGCTGTGGCGACGGGGATTAAAGCAGTATTCTGGGATGGGGGCTTAA
- a CDS encoding acyl-CoA thioesterase → MSQAREQSPTNLPNVAFTDWFEYPVRVQPHHTDYAGVVWHGSYIAWMEEARVECLRSIGINFADLVALGCDLPVVELAVRYHRPIKMGMDAIVRTRMADMEGVRINWDYQIQSPDSQELYVTARVILVAVDREKGKIMRQLPPDVENAFTRLAGTPNR, encoded by the coding sequence GTGAGTCAAGCACGAGAACAGTCCCCAACCAACCTACCTAATGTAGCCTTTACAGATTGGTTTGAATATCCAGTCCGAGTCCAACCCCATCATACAGATTATGCTGGTGTTGTTTGGCATGGTTCGTACATAGCCTGGATGGAAGAAGCGCGGGTAGAATGCTTGCGATCGATTGGGATTAATTTTGCTGACTTAGTCGCTTTGGGTTGCGACCTACCCGTGGTAGAACTCGCAGTACGCTACCATCGTCCGATCAAAATGGGAATGGATGCCATAGTCAGAACCCGTATGGCGGATATGGAAGGCGTGCGGATCAATTGGGACTATCAAATCCAATCTCCCGACAGCCAAGAATTGTATGTAACGGCAAGAGTCATATTAGTAGCAGTCGATCGCGAAAAGGGTAAAATTATGCGTCAATTACCCCCAGATGTCGAGAATGCTTTCACTCGGCTAGCTGGTACGCCAAATCGCTAA
- a CDS encoding OmpA family protein has protein sequence MKSTPKQYHSINCQNCGHINSIALTHCQNCHAPLNRNKKTPTRSFTMNWSVVPLIGILALAGILYLVWKTRSLPVQKATNTNSISTGSENTLKQEYTPLLASGNSFSGYSTFRSPELRQALKKLGIDWRYQLGMDEMHFSKQIEQLNQGKTDLAFSTLDEFLLQKVNGKVVGLIDRTMGGDAVILNTKKYPKLRSLQDLTQLVQQQRSQGKLLDIAFTGNSPSEYLALLLSAKFEEFQLSDFQIRRVEDAADAWKLIQDPRQNVAVAVVWEPYVTQAQNQGYTVVLSSGDAQGAIVDVIIASNRLIQSQPDKLSDFLAAYYRRVDADMRDASRLKQQIAQDGQLSAEDAIAVIQGIKFFTATEAQSWLTDGTFEKRINSTAAILTLAGKMEQVPTNPKNLFTPQFVTQAANNTQTLIDLIRADNPTLASKLAGQEIALTPRKFDRNSLTTAPNIGNLQVNGNVKFAYDSATLTPEGKQTLDRLAAEMSDFNDRTVAVRVIGHTSRTGLAALNQKLSQQRSQVVANYLKSRLKLQIVAEGKGFRQPLSGISPQDPRNQRTEIRLVRVGT, from the coding sequence ATGAAATCTACTCCAAAACAATATCATTCTATCAACTGTCAGAACTGCGGTCATATTAATTCGATCGCCTTAACTCACTGTCAAAATTGTCACGCTCCTCTCAATCGCAATAAAAAAACTCCTACTCGATCGTTTACGATGAATTGGTCGGTTGTACCATTAATTGGAATATTAGCGCTGGCGGGAATACTCTATTTGGTCTGGAAAACTCGTAGCTTGCCTGTACAAAAAGCTACCAACACTAATTCTATTTCCACTGGCTCGGAAAATACTTTGAAACAAGAATATACGCCATTGCTAGCTAGCGGCAACTCCTTCAGCGGTTACAGCACTTTTCGGAGTCCAGAACTGCGACAAGCACTGAAAAAATTGGGCATTGACTGGCGCTATCAACTCGGTATGGATGAAATGCATTTCTCCAAACAAATCGAGCAGTTAAATCAGGGAAAAACTGACTTGGCATTTTCGACGCTCGATGAATTTCTGCTGCAAAAAGTTAATGGTAAAGTCGTTGGATTGATCGATCGCACGATGGGGGGAGATGCAGTTATTCTCAATACCAAAAAATATCCAAAATTGCGATCGCTACAAGATTTAACCCAACTCGTTCAACAGCAGCGATCGCAAGGTAAACTGTTAGATATTGCTTTTACTGGCAACAGTCCGAGCGAGTATCTCGCCTTATTACTGAGTGCCAAATTTGAAGAATTTCAGTTAAGCGATTTCCAAATCCGGCGAGTAGAAGATGCTGCCGATGCGTGGAAACTCATCCAAGATCCGCGACAAAATGTAGCGGTAGCTGTTGTCTGGGAACCATACGTTACTCAAGCGCAAAATCAGGGATATACAGTAGTTTTATCGAGTGGCGACGCTCAAGGGGCGATCGTAGACGTAATTATAGCTTCCAATCGCCTGATCCAATCTCAACCCGACAAACTTTCCGACTTCTTAGCTGCATACTATCGCCGTGTTGATGCTGACATGCGCGATGCTTCCCGGTTGAAACAACAAATAGCTCAAGATGGACAACTATCAGCAGAAGATGCGATCGCCGTCATCCAGGGAATTAAGTTTTTTACCGCAACTGAAGCTCAATCCTGGCTGACTGATGGCACTTTTGAAAAACGCATCAACTCTACAGCTGCAATCTTGACACTAGCAGGCAAAATGGAGCAAGTTCCTACCAATCCTAAAAACCTATTTACTCCCCAGTTCGTCACTCAAGCCGCAAATAACACCCAAACACTGATCGATTTGATCCGCGCAGATAACCCAACACTAGCTAGTAAACTGGCAGGTCAAGAAATAGCACTTACCCCTCGTAAATTCGATCGAAATTCATTGACAACCGCGCCTAACATTGGCAACTTGCAGGTGAACGGGAACGTGAAATTCGCCTACGATTCGGCAACACTCACACCTGAAGGCAAGCAAACATTAGATCGCCTAGCAGCAGAAATGTCTGATTTCAACGATCGCACCGTCGCCGTGCGCGTCATCGGTCATACATCCAGAACTGGCTTAGCCGCACTCAACCAAAAACTCAGCCAACAGCGATCGCAAGTCGTCGCCAATTATCTCAAATCGCGCTTGAAGCTTCAGATCGTTGCTGAGGGTAAAGGCTTTCGCCAACCCCTATCTGGAATTTCACCCCAAGATCCGCGCAATCAAAGGACAGAAATTCGCCTCGTGCGCGTTGGGACTTAA
- a CDS encoding ABC transporter substrate-binding protein produces MSKMNQYWSRRHALWMMAGTAGSFVLHEGLSGSDTVAQTSSPKTVSATIGILNWIGLTPLHIALEKGFFKQAGLDLQPKIFGSNPDSNAAFIAGRLDALAPVTSEAILIASKGKDFRVVLVEDISVGGDGILARNSVTDIKAFKGKKVAVERASVSHFFLLQVLAEAGLSEKDITIVSTTPDAAAAAYQTGQIEIAVSYAPFLQTANQAQKDGRIIYDSAKMPTAISDLYVFDAKFIQANPQAVQAFVNGILQGLDFLNKNPKEGLAIAAKRLETTPDSLAADLKGIKLPDAAMNIEMFTNSQSEFYILNSMKSMAKFLSSQNQIEKVPDMSKFIEPKFVKTAQNPN; encoded by the coding sequence ATGTCAAAGATGAATCAGTATTGGTCTCGCCGTCATGCACTGTGGATGATGGCAGGGACGGCGGGAAGTTTCGTTTTACATGAGGGTTTATCTGGGAGTGACACGGTGGCTCAAACATCCTCTCCAAAAACCGTCTCAGCCACGATTGGCATTCTGAACTGGATTGGATTAACACCACTACATATCGCACTCGAAAAAGGTTTTTTTAAACAAGCAGGTCTTGACTTGCAGCCAAAAATCTTCGGCTCTAACCCCGATTCTAACGCTGCTTTTATCGCTGGACGGCTTGATGCTCTCGCTCCCGTAACTTCAGAAGCAATTTTGATTGCGAGTAAAGGCAAAGACTTTCGAGTGGTTTTAGTTGAAGATATTTCGGTAGGTGGGGATGGAATTTTGGCGCGAAACAGCGTCACAGACATCAAGGCATTTAAAGGTAAAAAAGTGGCAGTGGAAAGAGCCTCTGTCAGCCATTTCTTCCTCTTGCAAGTCCTAGCTGAAGCAGGTTTGAGCGAGAAGGATATTACAATTGTCAGCACAACGCCAGATGCAGCAGCGGCAGCTTATCAAACTGGACAGATTGAGATTGCTGTATCTTACGCACCTTTTTTACAAACAGCAAATCAAGCGCAGAAAGACGGACGAATTATTTACGATTCTGCAAAGATGCCAACTGCAATTAGCGATCTATACGTGTTTGACGCGAAGTTTATTCAAGCTAATCCTCAAGCAGTACAGGCATTTGTTAACGGTATACTTCAGGGGTTAGACTTCCTCAATAAAAACCCAAAAGAAGGGTTAGCGATCGCAGCTAAGCGTTTGGAGACAACACCTGATAGTCTTGCCGCCGATTTGAAAGGAATTAAACTTCCCGATGCTGCTATGAATATCGAAATGTTTACTAACTCGCAAAGCGAGTTTTACATATTAAACTCAATGAAGTCTATGGCTAAATTTTTATCCAGCCAGAACCAGATTGAAAAAGTTCCTGATATGTCAAAGTTTATCGAACCAAAGTTTGTCAAGACAGCACAGAATCCGAATTAA
- a CDS encoding S66 peptidase family protein: MFPRRQFFSQVLKTAIATAGIGTIVGSPVFGQGNNSKVKSQKSKVKNSEFRIPNSPIKPARLKPGSVVGIISPAGATFVRENLDIVRDAVRGLGLEPKLAPHVLDRYGYLAGQDRDRAADVNQFFADPKVAALLPITGGWGSSRILPYLDYELIRKNPKIIVGFSDITALILGITARTNLVTFHGPNGFSSWNAEQTDYFRRILFAGESLEFQNLKDGSDTDRLMQVKYRIQTINSGRARGRLLGGNLSVLSAIVGSPYLPNLDGAILFLEDIGENIYRLDRMMTQLKLAGIFDRLAGFIFGQCPNCTPDADYGSLTLEEVIWNHIQPLKIPAWYGAAIGHIDTIVTLPIGLEVEIDAAKGIIRMLEPAVV; encoded by the coding sequence ATGTTCCCACGCCGTCAATTTTTCAGTCAAGTTCTCAAAACTGCGATCGCTACTGCTGGTATTGGTACTATAGTTGGTTCACCTGTATTCGGACAAGGGAACAATTCAAAAGTCAAAAGTCAAAAGTCAAAAGTCAAAAATTCCGAATTCCGAATTCCGAATTCTCCCATCAAGCCAGCCAGACTCAAACCCGGCTCCGTAGTCGGAATTATTAGCCCTGCTGGGGCGACATTTGTGCGGGAAAATTTAGATATTGTCCGCGATGCTGTGAGAGGATTGGGGTTAGAACCGAAACTTGCACCTCATGTCTTGGATCGCTACGGTTACTTAGCTGGACAAGACCGCGATCGCGCTGCTGATGTAAATCAGTTTTTTGCCGACCCTAAAGTTGCTGCTCTTTTGCCGATTACAGGTGGGTGGGGTTCTAGCAGAATTTTACCATATTTAGATTACGAATTAATTCGGAAAAATCCCAAAATTATTGTTGGATTTAGCGATATTACTGCTCTAATTTTAGGGATTACAGCTCGAACTAATTTAGTCACTTTTCATGGACCAAATGGCTTCTCTTCTTGGAATGCAGAGCAAACAGATTATTTCCGCCGCATATTATTTGCAGGCGAATCTTTAGAGTTTCAAAACTTAAAAGATGGCAGCGATACAGATCGTTTGATGCAAGTCAAATATCGAATTCAAACGATTAATTCCGGTCGTGCTAGAGGGAGGTTGTTGGGAGGAAATCTATCTGTGCTATCGGCAATTGTCGGTTCGCCATACTTGCCAAATCTCGATGGAGCGATTTTATTTTTAGAAGATATTGGCGAAAATATTTATCGGCTCGATCGCATGATGACACAATTAAAATTAGCTGGAATCTTCGATAGACTAGCAGGTTTTATATTTGGGCAATGTCCTAATTGTACTCCAGATGCCGATTACGGTTCTTTAACTTTAGAGGAAGTGATTTGGAACCACATTCAACCATTAAAAATTCCCGCTTGGTACGGTGCGGCGATCGGACACATCGACACTATTGTGACACTACCAATCGGTCTAGAAGTTGAAATTGATGCCGCAAAAGGAATAATTCGGATGCTGGAACCTGCGGTTGTATAA
- a CDS encoding tectonin domain-containing protein produces the protein MRFQLGRTIFKIIVLSCLASVTTQCADRATSVQKQFPGVCAKDLGVGNNTSAWMVGCGKANDAGDFYLFTWNGSKWDMMTGFGSDIAVEPNGTPWITNSSGQIYRGKGNNQWEQVAGCARDIAVGNDSVWVLGCKQVGAKDFEIFSWQNSQWNQVEGAAARIAVEPNGTPWIVNSSGQIYKRSGNSWQQISGCAKDIGVGENGSAWILGCKPAGAGGFEILSRQGSKWTTLPGAATGIAVEPNGTPWVISIEGKVFRL, from the coding sequence ATGCGTTTTCAACTGGGACGAACGATTTTTAAAATCATTGTTTTGTCATGTTTAGCATCCGTAACTACCCAATGCGCAGATCGAGCAACATCGGTACAGAAGCAGTTTCCTGGGGTGTGCGCAAAAGATCTTGGAGTTGGCAATAATACTTCTGCGTGGATGGTAGGTTGCGGTAAAGCAAATGATGCTGGTGATTTTTACTTGTTTACCTGGAACGGTTCTAAGTGGGATATGATGACAGGTTTTGGTAGCGACATAGCAGTCGAACCAAATGGTACTCCTTGGATAACTAACTCCAGCGGACAAATCTATAGAGGTAAAGGTAATAATCAATGGGAACAAGTTGCAGGTTGTGCGAGGGATATTGCAGTAGGAAATGACTCTGTTTGGGTACTGGGTTGCAAGCAAGTTGGAGCTAAGGATTTTGAAATTTTTTCTTGGCAAAACTCACAATGGAATCAAGTTGAAGGCGCTGCTGCACGCATAGCAGTCGAACCGAATGGTACTCCTTGGATTGTCAATTCCAGCGGACAGATTTACAAACGCAGTGGCAACAGTTGGCAACAAATTTCTGGTTGTGCAAAGGATATCGGAGTCGGAGAAAATGGCTCAGCTTGGATACTAGGCTGTAAGCCAGCTGGCGCTGGTGGTTTTGAAATACTTTCGCGCCAAGGTTCTAAGTGGACGACACTCCCTGGTGCTGCTACTGGCATCGCAGTCGAACCGAATGGTACTCCTTGGGTAATCAGCATCGAGGGAAAAGTTTTTCGTTTATAA
- the bcp gene encoding thioredoxin-dependent thiol peroxidase, producing the protein MTDIPQPGQISPNFTAINQDGNLVSLVDFAGQWLVLYFYPKDDTPGCTTEAKDFSDYTQEFSNLGAKVVGVSVDSQQSHCKFIAKHNLSIILLSDPEHQVAEAYGAWRLKKFMGREYMGVERSTFAIAPDGTIAHTWAKVKAKGHAIAVLNRLRELTM; encoded by the coding sequence ATGACCGATATCCCTCAACCAGGGCAAATATCACCAAATTTTACTGCTATCAACCAAGATGGTAACTTGGTCAGCTTAGTTGATTTTGCCGGACAATGGCTGGTACTTTACTTTTACCCTAAAGATGATACGCCTGGATGTACGACGGAAGCAAAGGACTTTAGCGATTATACGCAGGAGTTTAGCAACCTGGGGGCGAAGGTTGTCGGCGTGAGTGTCGATTCTCAACAGTCTCACTGTAAGTTCATTGCCAAACATAATTTGTCAATTATACTTCTGAGCGACCCCGAACATCAGGTTGCTGAAGCCTATGGAGCGTGGCGATTGAAAAAGTTTATGGGTAGGGAGTATATGGGTGTCGAACGTTCTACTTTTGCGATCGCACCTGATGGAACTATCGCTCATACTTGGGCAAAAGTCAAAGCCAAAGGTCACGCGATCGCCGTTCTCAATCGTTTGCGAGAATTAACGATGTAA